In the Malassezia vespertilionis chromosome 1, complete sequence genome, one interval contains:
- the SHO1 gene encoding Transmembrane osmosensor (TransMembrane:5 (o16-39i60-83o89-109i116-136o156-175i); EggNog:ENOG503NYIA; COG:T), which produces MGRGIPGLSAISGKPITSYLVLGFGLLLGFCGWFTAFISQCIAQSDGYLEQGNRAGTHHIWFTIWIELALVIAIIFMMIMGTVGFFKPLLIPFLCIGTVMSVLGADLGIYSDESSVAAFGAGYLLLAFANIIWLLYFAYTESTNGYSMDARNSTSYAAGSGAAAGGAAGVSSGGMRNRFSMGNKGTKFPGFGGFGKSSKNAAMGEPDIHMHENVPTGIVSHHSGVPEANYASQLPESQSYEAGGPGYVSGPSFAPSSSYGAGIGPGAGAGSSAALGAGIGAGTGAAVVPAADGIQPGLSTAPSYLQSYTAADRSDALVGNNTEPTLTQGGAYNAAAGGQPIEGDAVKIVKAEALYTYKASEDDPTEISFTKGDILEIVDSSGKWWQAHRSNGELGIVPSNYLRMV; this is translated from the exons ATGGGTCGAGGTATTCCTGGCTTGAGTGCCATTTCTGGCAA ACCGATTACTTCTTATCTTGTTCTTGGCTTTGGCCTCTTGCTTGGATTCTGCGGTTGGTTCACTGCATTTATCAGTCAATGTATTGCCCAAAGCGATGGGTACTTGGAACAAGGCAACAGAGCCGGAACTCATCATATTTGGTTTACTATTTGGAttgagcttgcgctcgttATTGCGATCATCTTTATGATGATTATGGGCACGGTCGGCTTCTTTAAGCCTCTCCTCATTCCTTTCCTTTGCATCGGCACCGTCATGTCAGTGCTGGGCGCAGACTTGGGTATTTACTCCGATGAATCGAGCGTCGCCGCATTCGGCGCTGGCTACCTCTTACTCGCATTTGCCAACATCATCTGGCTTCTTTACTTTGCCTACACAGAGAGCACTAACGGCTATTCTATGGACGCACGCAACTCTACTAGCTATGCAGCAGGCTCcggtgcagctgctggcgGTGCAGCTGGCGTCTCCAGTGGTGGAATGCGCAACCGCTTTTCCATGGGCAACAAAGGAACCAAGTTCCCTGGCTTTGGCGGCTTTggcaagtcgagcaagaaCGCAGCAATGGGCGAGCCCGACATTCATATGCATGAAAATGTGCCTACCGGCATTGTTTCGCACCACTCGGGTGTGCCGGAAGCAAACTACGCTTCGCAGTTGCCCGAGTCGCAGAGCTACGAGGCGGGCGGTCCGGGTTACGTATCCGGCCCGAGCTTCGCTCCCAGCTCCAGCTACGGCGCAGGAATTGGTCCGGGTGCTGGTGCAGGTTCCAGTGCCGCTCTTGGTGCAGGTATTGGTGCAGGTACCGGCGCGGCTGTCGTGCCGGCCGCCGACGGCATCCAACCTGGACTTAGCACCGCACCGAGCTACCTGCAAAGCTACACTGCTGCGGACCGTTCCGACGCACTGGTAGGTAACAATACGGAGCCTACCCTTACGCAGGGCGGTGCATACAATGCCGCAGCTGGAGGACAGCCGATCGAAGGCGACGCTGTCAAAATCGTCAAAGCTGAAGCATTATACACGTACAAAGCCAGCGAGGACGACCCTACAGAAATTTCTTTCACTAAAGGTGATATTTTGGAAATTGTTGACAGCTCTGGCAAATGGTGGCAGGCGCACCGGTCGAACGGCGAACTTGGCATTGTGCCCAGCAACTATCTCCGTATGGTCTAA
- a CDS encoding uncharacterized protein (COG:K; EggNog:ENOG503P0QC): MTERARDALLQRYGDQSSHTKIVGPDAIAATKKKRAELRRLAALASRESDEEDFIPLQASTSRAVTSTARQEVVEYKAGHRGPHPESGLQREEDELGSGEEEHAEYTGATERIPLGREEERRRKQERRKEMRRLIDVANGAPDEDDDITIVVREKRQPNVVQKPSNTHTTIHESQADAFEPVDMETETIMVTEEDPDERAEQEAWEAAQLSRMDMPGLRQAPREPSPYRAAETPRTAPLPTPTSCFARLQLRINALEKHIAEQEQRQADADSALDKLDAEEDNLKETIVLAETKNAWFTEFNTFVSSLAEFLEVKMPLLETLEHNALSLLTDRTASRQRAHALVMEDCIALFHGVSSASIWPARLSGDGSVRPTDTDGPWDANVRMARRAPLPIEDTSDARLSPAELAEFVRGREALAENTAHLLADTNAPEFQDPAAKDADHTWLAGSLVARFDAWRNQFPDEYDMAWGGLALANAWEFWARYELAAWDPLWCTDPACQVEPHEARLYGPPAGLEGFVFEQASTEYVEASATDRGGDAEISATLVSSAMIPRLIAIASQGIYDPWSTKETEAALVLMEQATYVLDASSPRLQSLAQAFLQSFKEHVHALHTVLNTAPTMPGPSLHPDVVPARMFVLEETVRLAQNLAQWSLYWVGPHALPWSKSDRVVYETLAETTASIVCLLAAHLGSHGVAMVRVLLSNTPRALLQTSAWSMLDAFVLQPQ, from the coding sequence ATgacggagcgtgcgcgcgacgcgctgctaCAGCGGTATGGAGACCAGTCGTCGCATACAAAAATAGTAGGACCCGATGCGATTGCGGCTACAAAAAAGAAACGCGCGGAGCTGCGGCGGTTAGCGGCATTAGCGAGCCGCGAGTCGGACGAAGAAGATTTTATTccgctgcaagcgtcgACGAGTCGCGCCGTTACGAGtacagcgcggcaagaagTGGTGGAATACAAAGCTGGTCACCGTGGTCCACATCCAGAATCTGGACTGCAGCGGGAAGAGGACGAGCTAGGGAGCGGTGAAGAAGAACATGCCGAATATACAGGAGCGACCGAGCGGATACCGTTGGGACGCGAAGAAGAACGTAGGCGCAAACAAGAACGACGCAAAGAAATGCGTCGGCTGATTGACGTGGCAAATGGTGCGCCAGACGAAGATGATGATATTACGATTGTTGTGCGCGAGAAGCGACAACCCAACGTGGTGCAAAAACCATCCAATACCCACACGACGATTCACGAGAGCCAGGCGGACGCGTTTGAGCCTGTGGATATGGAGACAGAGACGATCATGGTGACTGAAGAGGATCCAGATGAGAGGGCAGAGCAGGAGGCATGGGAGGCTGCACAACTGAGCCGGATGGACATGCCAGGCTTGCGACAAGCGCCGAGAGAACCGTCGCCATACCGTGCGGCAGAAACGCCACGTACCGCGCCATTGCCCACGCCCACTTCGTGCTTTGCAAGATTACAATTAAGAATCAATGCGCTAGAGAAGCacattgccgagcaagagcaACGCCAGGCCGATGCAGACAGTGCGCTTGATAAACTGGACGCGGAAGAGGACAATTTAAAAGAGACCATTGTGCTTGCGGAAACTAAGAACGCATGGTTTACAGAGTTTAACACATTTGTCAGCTCTCTTGCCGAATTCCTGGAGGTGAAGATGCCGCTGCTTGAAACCCTTGAGCACAATGCACTCTCTTTGCTGACAGATAGaacagcgtcgcgccagcgcgctCACGCGCTTGTGATGGAGGATTGTATTGCGCTTTTTCATGGCGTTTCCTCTGCATCTATATGGCCCGCACGCTTGAGTGGCGATGGCTCTGTGCGCCCCACCGACACAGATGGCCCGTGGGACGCAAATGTGCGAATggcacgccgtgcgccactCCCAATTGAAGATACTagcgacgcgcggctcAGCCCCGCCGAACTCGCTGAATTTGTGCGTGGAcgcgaagcgcttgccgaaAATACCGCCCACCTGCTAGCCGATACGAATGCGCCCGAGTTCCAGGACCCGGCAGCGAAAGATGCTGATCATACTTGGCTTGCAGGTTCACTTGTAGCGCGTTTTGATGCGTGGCGAAACCAGTTTCCTGACGAGTACGATATGGCATGGGGCGGACTTGCACTTGCAAACGCCTGGGAATTCTGGGCGCGCTATGAACTGGCCGCGTGGGATCCTCTCTGGTGCACGGATCCAGCCTGCCAAGTCGAACCTCACGAAGCTCGACTGTACGGCCCCCCCGCGGGTCTCGAAGGATTTGTGTTTGAACAAGCGTCCACCGAGTACGTAGAAGCCAGCGCGACGGACCGCGGCGGTGATGCGGAAATCTCCGCGACACTGGTCTCGAGCGCCATGATCCCACGACTAATTGCGATCGCCTCTCAAGGCATCTACGATCCATGGAGCACAAAAGAGACGGAAGCAGCCCTGGTGCTCATGGAGCAAGCTACCTATGTGTTGGACGCCAGCAGCCCCCGGCTTCAGTCGTTAGCACAAGCATTTTTGCAGTCGTTCAAGGAGCACGTCCACGCACTGCATACGGTGCTCAATACAGCGCCTACAATGCCCGGACCATCACTTCACCCCGACGTGGTCCCTGCGCGCATGTTTGTGCTCGAGGAGACGGTCCGTCTTGCTCAAAATCTCGCGCAATGGAGCCTGTATTGGGTAGGGCCACATGCATTGCCGTGGAGTAAGAGCGACCGCGTTGTTTACGAGACACTGGCAGAAACAACGGCAAGCATAGTGTGTttgcttgcggcgcacttggGCAGCCATGGTGTTGCAATGGTGCGTGTATTGCTATCCAACACGCCTCGCGCCCTGCTGCAAACAAGTGCATGGAGCATGCTCGACGCATTTGTACTACAACCCCAGTGA
- the UTP25 gene encoding rRNA-binding ribosome biosynthesis protein utp25 (COG:K; EggNog:ENOG503NWH6; BUSCO:EOG09261XZ6), with translation MAGDVQAHVRLMTLLNVKAAHPRDEDNKNPGGQKRLRVRVHGAVQPVSAPQKETVAAEPAPAAEPALVAANDSDDEEVGLDAFYAHFGTESTVIAGVDTRALQWTTPQPFAVLGGATIAHIVRPRPIEVVARPHARIWNQFISLCGKKGVSHAQEQLLQVIGKYVDFWDATLSLGEHKATRMAISMHLLSHVTRVRQRILKDNERLAKAAAAAHDTEDDDGLPELRDQGFTRPKVLLLAPMRNSAKVWVEQLIALAGSDQVENKARFFKEFSLPPGALDKLADPASADRYPEDHRYTFQGNIDDNFKLGIKLTRKTLKLYSGFFESDVIVASPLGLRLLMEKEKESDHLSSIEILVLDQMDTMLMQNWEHVKFVVEHLNAIPKQAHDTDFSRVKPWYLDNQAKNLRQNIMLSAFDAPEFRNLFHHTANVGGRVRTVPHCPPETCAMASVTPGIRQTFHRFDSTNAQSDPDVRLQTFLAKILPLLQRSALSATHTMIVVPSYFDFVRIEHHLRQAHPPISYTTLTEYTSNKDISRARQAFFMGKKGFLLMTERFHFYRRYLIRGARNMVFYAPPEHAGYYTELVNAPLTPRNNTDEVPDPADVSATVLYSKYDFLRLERIAGAQEARRMVTDVRSVWRFA, from the coding sequence ATGGCGGGCGacgtgcaggcgcatgtGCGTCTTATGACGCTCCTAAATGtcaaagcggcgcatcctcgcgACGAAGATAATAAGAACCCTGGAGGTcagaagcgcttgcgtgtacgtgtgcacggcgccgtgcaaCCTGTGTCTGCACCACAAAAAGAGACGGTAGCTGccgagcctgcgccagcgGCCGAGCCTGCGTTGGTTGCGGCCAACGATtcggacgacgaggaagtCGGACTCGATGCATTCTATGCGCATTTTGGCACAGAGAGCACCGTGATTGCCGGCGTTGatacgcgcgcattgcaatGGACTACACCACAGCCCTTTGCCGTTctcggcggcgccacgATTGCGCATATCGTGCGGCCACGGCCTATCGAGGTAGTAGCGCGCCCCCATGCGCGCATATGGAATCAATTTATTTCTCTGTGCGGCAAAAAAGGCGTCTCGCACGCACAAGAGCAGCTTTTACAAGTGATTGGAAAGTATGTCGATTTTTGGGACGCAACACTGTCGCTGGGCGAGCACAAGGCGACGCGTATGGCGATAAGTATGCATCTCTTGAGCCACGTAACGCGAGTAAGACAGCGTATTTTGAAAGACAACGAGCGTCTTGCGAAAGCGGCCGCGGCCGCACACGACACCGAGGATGACGACGGGCTGCCCGAACTGCGCGACCAGGGATTCACACGCCCCAAAGTGCTCCTACTAGCGCCCATGCGAAATTCTGCCAAGGTATGGGTTGAGCAGCTGATTGCGCTCGCCGGAAGCGACCAGGTGGAGAACAAGGCACGCTTTTTTAAAGAATTTTCTCTTCCCCCCGGTGCACTGGACAAGCTGGCGGACCCTGCGAGTGCAGATCGATACCCCGAGGACCATCGCTACACATTCCAGGGCAACATTGACGACAATTTCAAGCTTGGCATCAAGCTCACGCGCAAGACACTCAAACTTTACAGCGGCTTTTTCGAGAGCGACGTGATTGTCGCAAGTCCGCTTGGTCTGCGTTTGCTGATGGAAAAAGAAAAAGAGTCGGACCACCTTTCTTCTATAGAGATCCTTGTGCTGGATCAGATGGACACGATGCTTATGCAAAACTGGGAGCACGTCAAGTTTGTGGTCGAGCACCTGAATGCGATCCCCAAGCAGGCGCACGATACCGATTTTTCCCGGGTCAAGCCGTGGTATCTTGATAATCAGGCCAAGAACTTGCGGCAGAACATCATGCTCTCAGCGTTTGACGCACCCGAGTTCCGCAATTTGTTCCACCACACAGCAAACGTCGGCGGCAGGGTGCGCACCGTGCCCCACTGTCCTCCTGAAACATGCGCAATGGCCAGTGTCACGCCCGGGATACGCCAAACGTTTCACCGCTTTGACAGCACAAACGCACAGAGCGACCCAGACGTGCGCCTGCAGACATTTCTTGCCAAAATCTTGCCGCTTCTGCAGCGATCCGCACTGAGTGCGACGCACACAATGATCGTCGTCCCTTCCTACTTCGACTttgtgcgcatcgagcaccatttgcgccaagcacatCCCCCCATTTCCTACACAACCCTGACAGAGTACACGTCCAACAAAGACATTTCCCGTGCGCGCCAGGCATTCTTTATGGGAAAAAAAGGGTTCCTCCTGATGACGGAGCGCTTCCATTTCTACCGTCGCTATCTCATTCGCGGTGCGCGAAACATGGTGTTTTATGCACCTCCCGAGCATGCCGGATACTACACGGAACTCGTCAATGCACCACTCACGCCGCGCAACAACACGGACGAGGTGCCGGACCCTGCCGACGTCAGCGCGACGGTATTGTACTCCAAGTACGatttcttgcgcttggagcgcatcgcaggagcgcaagaagcaCGCCGCATGGTGACCGATGTGCGCTCAGTATGGCGATTTGCATAG
- a CDS encoding uncharacterized protein (EggNog:ENOG503NVEZ; BUSCO:EOG09262I5I; COG:S), with protein sequence MPLPQSKNRVGLGHAIFNRRAKEARMQHSSEFHTTDTHVGQPKYTRLQSVTHQGDLEEFLNTASLADADFTAERRNNVKVVDVPSESRTRHNPYLLTAQQEASVLDTHAKNRERLRVPRRPVWSSNTTPAQLERAEKDSFLEWRRGLAELQDGFGLVLTPFERNIEVWRQLWRVIERSQLLVQIVDARNPIRFRCEDLEKYVRNIPANLPDMASVPPEERDNYQGPRNTLLLINKADLLTQEQRRTWSRYFQENRVNFAFFSAADETARQLAKQQRETQFAAAAGNEDAQAEEELRYRSHTDGDVADPARILNVLELEELFIKMAPSLALFERDGDTPEKLTVGLVGYPNVGKSSTINALLGEKKVSVSSTPGKTKHFQTIHLSPTTILCDCPGLVFPQFSTSPADLVCDGILPIDQMREYTAPAELVAQRIPKQILEKTYNIHIPVLSEEEGGKGQPTGLELLSAYAVARGFVRQGQGNPDESRAARYVLKDYNSARLLFAHPPPGVDADAFNEEQRENTLSCLSENKPRAQPTEPADPRRLPVTAPASKTNSLDNVFFGTGPAPGVTINGRRATAPPGRASENIEGVPQTLKDSSKKHFKGNKRSKQRSGAGYA encoded by the coding sequence ATGCCATTGCCGCAATCGAAGAATCGCGTTGGCCTTGGCCATGCAATCTTCaatcgtcgcgcaaaagaggcGCGTATGCAGCATTCTTCTGAGTTCCATACTACAGATACGCACGTGGGACAGCCAAAATATACACGCCTGCAATCGGTGACGCACCAAGGCGATTTGGAAGAGTTTCTGAACACGGCGTCGCTCGCGGATGCGGACTTCACCGCAGAGCGACGCAATAATGTGAAGGTGGTTGATGTTCCGAGCGAGTCACGCACCCGGCACAATCCATACCTTTTGACTGCACAGCAAGAAGCCAGTGTATTGGATACGCATGCCAAGAACCGAGAACGGCTCAGggtgccgcgccgtcctGTGTGGTCTTCCAATACGACGCCTGCacagctcgagcgtgcaGAGAAGGATTCGTTCCTGGAATGGCGCCGCGGACTTGCCGAGTTGCAGGACGGTTTTGGACTGGTGCTCACGCCATTTGAGCGCAATATCGAAGTATGGCGGCAACTGTGGCGTGTCATTGAGCGCAGCCAGCTGCTTGTGCAGATCGTTGACGCTCGCAACCCGATACGATTCCGCTGCGAGGATTTGGAAAAGTATGTGCGCAACATTCCAGCCAACCTGCCGGACATGGCGTCGGTGCCGCCGGAAGAAAGAGACAACTACCAAGGGCCACGCAACACGCTGCTTCTCATTAACAAGGCAGACTTGCTTACccaggagcagcgccgcacttggTCACGCTATTTTCAGGAGAATAGAGTCAATTTTGCTTTTTtcagcgccgcggacgAAACTGCACGGCAGCTGGCGAAGCAGCAGCGAGAAACCCAatttgcagcagcagcgggCAACGAAGACGCGCAGGCAGAAGAAGAATTGCGCTATCGCTCGCACACTGACGGGGACGTAGCCGATCCTGCGCGCATCCTCAATGTCCTGGAGCTGGAAGAGCTGTTTATCAAAATGGCGCCGTCTTTGGCGCTGTTTGAACGGGACGGAGACACACCCGAAAAGCTGACCGTGGGATTGGTCGGCTACCCAAATGTCGGTAAATCCTCGACGATCAATGCGTTGCTCGGCGAAAAGAAGGTCTCGGTCAGCTCCACGCCCGGGAAAACCAAGCATTTTCAGACAATCCACTTGAGTCCAACTACCATCTTGTGCGACTGCCCCGGTCTCGTCTTCCCGCAATTCTCAACGTCGCCCGCCGATCTTGTGTGCGACGGTATCTTGCCCATCGACCAAATGCGCGAATATACCGCACCTGCCGAGCTGGTTGCACAGCGTATTCCGAAACAGATCTTGGAGAAGACGTACAATATACATATTCCTGTACTTTCCGAAGAAGAGGGCGGCAAAGGACAGCCTACCGGCTTGGAACTTCTCTCGGCATACGCAGTCGCACGCGGGTTTGTGCGCCAGGGCCAAGGAAATCCCGACGAgtcgcgtgcagcgcgctaTGTCCTCAAAGACTACAACAGTGCGCGGCTTCTTTTCGCTCATCCGCCCCCTGGCGTTGATGCGGACGCTTTTAAtgaagagcagcgcgagaatACACTTTCCTGCTTGTCGGAGAACAAGCCTCGTGCACAACCTACAGAACCCGCTGATCCACGCCGATTGCCCGTCACTGCGCCGGCCTCCAAGACGAATTCCTTGGACAACGTCTTCTTCGGTACGGGCCCCGCGCCTGGTGTTACCATCAATGGCCGTCGTGCGACCGCCCCGCCGGGACGCGCGTCAGAGAATATTGAAGGGGTACCGCAGACGCTAAAGGACTCCTCAAAAAAGCACTTTAAAGGCAACAAGCGCTCCAAGCAACGCTCTGGCGCAGGCTATGCATAG
- a CDS encoding prolyl oligopeptidase (MEROPS:MER0015621; COG:O; EggNog:ENOG503NX4Q), which yields MTSTRSHHWTPQAHPYPAARRSDAKTEYNSKAHSSVTVPEPYDWLETPSSQSKETAEWAQAQEAYTKSFLDLCTDKDILRERIEQNWDFARASAPSKKGDGRFYYSYNSGLAPQSEIYCATLDEINAAQKDEKQRAGQVFFNTNVLSDDGTVALTSMAFSESGEYFAYGVSVSGSDWFKVYVRRTDAPLVSNDGTEGGGDRLPDVLENIKFSGVTWTHDNKGVFYQQFPAVSQADKGTETDANQDAQLFYHYLGQPQSQDTLIVSKDKKLPSSMWHTEVSDDGKWLLLENSKDTDTKHRYYMASLDQGIRSDMRWIPVTTEFKHMLGYITNNANRFYFLTNKDAPNYRIVYADIDPDAAQAVEHVTDLGGGVDKFVDLVPEDKDAILTSAKVVAQNKLLVTLSRDVKDELWLFDLDSGKRIMQLLPDLVGTISQVTGRREDSESFVSTMSFANPGMIERISWESEENAQVATPPASVKVYSTTHVAGIRPENFVSRQVFFQSKDGTRIPMFLTYSRDLPLDGTAPALVYFYGGFNIPITPVFSPSMMTWVASYRGVLAFVNARGGGEYGDKWHEAGSLLQKQNVFDDILAGTKWLHENNYAAKGKIIVTGGSNGGLGTAAVVNQCTDEHGIGAAIADVGVHDMLKFPLWTIGKAWCADYGNPQEDAAAFDYNYAYSPLHNVKGDKVYPTVVLACADHDDRVVPAHSFKLAAEMQYQLKDNPNPLLLRVEIDAGHGAGKSTQKRIAEASESMYSCTLTTEYAIAAYMLGLQLHPTSAL from the coding sequence ATGACTAGTACACGTAGCCACCACTGGACGCCGCAGGCACATCCGTACcctgctgcgcgtcgctcggATGCCAAAACCGAGTACAACAGCAAAGCGCACAGCTCTGTTACCGTCCCTGAGCCATACGACTGGCTCGAGACGCCGTCGTCGCAGAGCAAAGAGACAGCTGAATGGGCCCAGGCCCAAGAAGCGTACACCAAGTCATTCTTGGATTTGTGTACGGACAAGGACATACTGCGCGAACGGATCGAGCAAAACTGGGACTTTGCGCGTGCTTCGGCGCCGTCTAAGAAGGGCGACGGCCGCTTTTACTACTCGTACAATTCTGGCTTGGCGCCCCAGAGCGAAATTTATTGCGCGACCCTGGACGAGATcaatgccgcgcaaaaagaCGAGAAACAGCGCGCGGGCCAAGTGTTTTTCAACACCAACGTCTTGTCCGACGACGGCACAGTGGCGCTCACATCCATGGCCTTTTCCGAATCGGGCGAGTACTTTGCGTACGGTGTCTCTGTGAGCGGCTCGGACTGGTTCAAGGTGtatgtgcgccgcaccgatGCTCCGCTCGTCAGCAACGACGGAACTGAAGGCGGCGGAGATCGTTTGCCAGACGTGCTGGAGAATATTAAATTTTCCGGGGTCACTTGGACACACGACAACAAAGGCGTATTCTACCAGCAGTTTCCCGCGGTATCACAGGCTGACAAAGGCACCGAGACGGACGCGAACCAGGACGCTCAGCTTTTTTACCACTACCTCGGACAGCCGCAATCGCAAGACACGCTGATTGTAAGCAAAGACAAGAAGCTGCCGAGCTCCATGTGGCACACTGAGGTGAGCGATGATGGAAAGTGGCTCCTGCTCGAGAACTCTAAGGACACGGATACCAAACATCGGTACTACATGGCCAGTTTGGACCAAGGGATCCGCTCCGACATGCGCTGGATTCCCGTCACAACGGAATTCAAGCACATGCTTGGCTACATCACCAACAATGCTAACCGCTTCTATTTCCTTACCAACAAGGATGCGCCGAACTACCGTATTGTGTATGCCGATATTGATCCGGATGCTGCACAGGCAGTCGAGCATGTCACGGacttgggcggcggcgtcgacaAGTTTGTGGACCTGGTGCCCGAAGACAAGGACGCGATCCTTACCTCGGCCAAAGTGGTCGCCCAGAACAAGTTGCTTGTCACGCTCTCCCGCGATGTCAAGGACGAGCTTTGGCTTTTTGATCTCGACTCGGGCAAGCGCATCATGCAGCTTCTCCCGGACCTGGTCGGAACCATTAGCCAAGTCACGGGCAGGAGGGAGGACAGCGAGTCGTTTGTCTCGACCATGTCGTTTGCAAACCCTGGCATGATAGAGCGCATATCCTGGGAGAGCGAAGAAAACGCGCAGGTTGCGACACCGCCAGCATCTGTGAAGGTGTACAGCACCACCCATGTCGCTGGAATCCGCCCCGAAAACTTTGTGAGCAGGCAAGTCTTTTTCCAGAGCAAGGACGGTACTAGGATTCCCATGTTTCTTACCTATTCGCGCGACTTGCCGCTGGATGGCACAGCGCCCGCGCTGGTCTACTTCTACGGGGGCTTCAACATCCCCATCACACCCGTCTTCTCGCCATCGATGATGACATGGGTCGCTTCTTATCGCGGCGTACTTGCGTTTGTCAACGCccgtggcggcggcgaatACGGAGACAAGTGGCACGAAGCTGGGTCCTTGCTCCAGAAGCAGAACGTTTTTGACGATATTCTCGCGGGCACCAAATGGCTGCACGAAAATAACTATGCGGCCAAAGGCAAGATCATTGTCACGGGCGGAAGCAACGGCGGTTTGGGCACTGCCGCGGTGGTGAACCAATGCACGGACGAGCACGGAATCGGTGCTGCAATCGCCGATGTCGGCGTGCACGACATGCTCAAGTTTCCACTCTGGACGATTGGGAAGGCATGGTGTGCCGACTATGGAAACCCACAGGAAGATGCTGCTGCGTTTGACTACAACTATGCCTACTCGCCATTGCACAATGTCAAGGGAGACAAGGTGTATCCAACAGTCGTGCTCGCGTGTGCAGACCACGATGACAGGGTCGTACCTGCGCATTCGTTCAAGCTTGCAGCAGAGATGCAGTACCAACTGAAAGACAATCCGAATCCGCTCTTGCTTCGCGTCGAGATAGACGCCGGGCACGGCGCCGGGAAGAGTACGCAGAAGCGCATTGCAGAAGCGAGTGAAAGTATGTATTCCTGTACACTAACGACAGAATATGCAATTGCTGCATACATGCTGGGACTTCAGCTGCATCCGACCTCTGCGTTGTAA
- the TMA20 gene encoding translation machinery-associated protein 20 (EggNog:ENOG503P146; COG:J; BUSCO:EOG09264RQY), translating to MSLFKKLDVKADLGTPSALKSSMQRGIRTKILEQYEDTFGADDGALLEKIWPKKEPIMVAKFKREHVQIVLLKGTPLFFQHYDGPYLPSLPLLHQYPMLLPSIQVDRGAIKFLLSGANVMSPGLTSAGGRLPDPSKGEKPLKKGDAVGIQCQGKDHQVAVGVMQLDSEEIRLQGKGIAVDNVHYIGDDLWAICSSGGLQ from the exons ATGTCGCTCTTTAAGAAGCTGGATGTAAAGGCCGATTTGGGCACGCCGTCTGCGCTCAAGTCGTCTATGCAGCGCGGAATACGCACTAAGATCTTGGAACAATACGAGGATACATTCGGCGCCGACGATGGCGCACTCCTGGAAAAGATCTGGCCTAAAAAAGAGCCCATCATGGTCGCTAAATTCAA GCGCGAACATGTGCAGATAGTGTTGCTCAAAGGCACACCGCTATTTTTCCAGCACTATGACGGCCCATATTTGCCTTCATTGCCACTTTTGCACCAGT ATCCGATGCTGCTGCCGTCGATCCAAGTCGACCGCGGAGCGATCAAGTTTTTACTTTCGGGTGCCAATGTCATGTCGCCGGGCCTGACCTCCGCCGGCGGCCGTCTCCCGGACCCATCTAAAGGCGAAAAGCCGTTGAAAAAAGGCGACGCCGTAGGGATCCAATGCCAAGGCAAGGACCACCAAGTGGCCGTTGGCGTGATGCAGCTTGATTCCGAGGAGATCCGTCTGCAAGGCAAGGGTATTGCTGTAGACAACGTACATTACATCGGCG ACGATCTTTGGGCTATCTGCAGTTCGGGCGGTCTACAGTAG